From the genome of Simkania negevensis Z:
ATGTTTACGGTAACTTTGACAAACTCTTCTTTATCAGACAAAAGTACTCTCCAAATCTAGTCATTAAACATATTTCTTATATTTATATCTTAAAACCGGAAATATGACAAAGGCATTTTTACATTTTGAGAAGGTGTATCAAAAACGATCGTTTTCGAACACCAGTCAGAAATTTTCCAAACAGACTAAAAATCATGTAGCAAAAATACTGTTCGTTTAGTAGCTTGTATCAAAAGGTAAAAACAGAGGTTTTCGATACATGTTTCCAGAAAAGCGTAAAAACGGAAAAGGATTATTAATAGGGTATGCTCGGGTTTCAACATTTGATCAAAATCCGCAATTGCAAATTGATGCACTTGTGGATGCAGGAGTAGATATCCGGCATTTGTATGAAGAAAAGGTCTCTGGTTCACACCTTAATCGCCCAAGACTTAAAGATGCACTTGAATTCATGAAAAAAGGAGATGTGCTTATTGTCTGGAAGCTTGATCGTTTAGGTAGGTCGCTCCAAGACCTGATTGGGATTATAGAAGATCTAAAGAAACGAGGGATTGGCTTCAAATCATTAACAGAGGGAATCGATACTACGACTTCAGGTGGGATGTTGATTTTTCATATTTTTGGGTCGCTTGCTCAGTTTGGAAGAGAATTAACTAGAGAAAGAACTTTGGCTGGGCTGGAAGCGGCTAGGCGCCAAGGAAGGAAAGGGGGGCGGCCAAGATCTCTGAACAACGAACAGCGTGAGACCTTAAAAGAGCTCATCGAACAAGGCAAGGGAGTGTCTCATATTGCGAGAATACTAAATACATCACGATTTACAGTTTATCGGGAAATCGGTAGATGACAGAAATTGATGAGGTTTTTCTTGGATTATTTTTTGAGTTAGTTTAAAGTGAGGCACAATTAGGAAGGTCATCAAACTTAGCAGGGTTGAATACTTCTTAATGTGCCTCAAAACTTTCCCTTAATAATACCAAAAAAAGATCTTTCGTTCAATTCTAGTGATTATTTTGATCACCCGTCATAAAGAATTAAATTTATTTATTCTTTCGTGCTTTTTCGTTTCTTTGCTGAGAGTGTATTCTGAGCAAGAAAAACCATAAGCCTCTTATTTTCAATAATTTTTTAGATCTATTTTAAAAAATACAATCTGATTACGTTAACTTTTTGTCTTTTTTAATTCAAAACGGAGAGGTTGTTATGAGCTCAAGCAATCAAGTCGCATTGTTAACTGAATGCGATCGTGTTTGTTCCTACGCAGCTTGGGGAGGGCAGTTTGCCTTTGGAGTCAAAACTGTTTTCAATGCTTTTACAAGTTTTACAGTCCCAGGACTTGCATTTAACGTCGCTGCTTTTGGAGCATGTTGGTACGCCGAGCGCTGTGCGGAACGCGAAGAACAGCGAATTAAAGAGGTTCGTTTGCTATGCCAGATGGAAACCCATTTATCGGTCATGAAACAGAATCTTGAAGAGCAAAAAACCCAAAATGCAATTTTTGCTGCTCAAAACCTTGAACTGCGAGACAGGATCTCGGAGTTAGAAGAAGTAGGAGAAAAGTTTAAAGAAATTTACGAACAACATCGATTAGTTTTAAACGATCAGAAACAAGCAATGAATGAGAACGATGCTCGAATTAGAGAATTAATTGATCAAAAATCTCAATTGCTCGCTGATATTGCAGGAAAATTAGGTGAATACGAACAGATCACTAGGCAACTTGCAGAAGTAACAAGTCGCCTGGAAGCTGAGAATGCAAAACATGCTGAGCTAAATAGCCAATTAGAAAAGATAGCAGAGAATCTACAAGAAATTGAAAGAAAGCTAGCTCAAAAAACACAAAAGCTTGAAGAAGCAGATCGAAAGCTCAAAGAATTTAAGAACTGGAAAATCAAAGCCCTAATCGATCTTGGTTTCAAAACAGCAGGAGTTTGCCGCAAGGCTTGGCCATTTTTGATGACAACTCTAGCTATGGGGTTTACAGCCTATCACACTTACACCTGGTATTCATCTGAATCTTAAATATAGGAGAAAGATCAATGAAATTGAAATCTATCATTTTGGGAATGCTAGCACTATTGGGAACGTTAACAGCAAACGAAGGCAGTCGCTTCACAGGGCTAAGCTATTTTAGCTTTCCAGGAGATTACATAGGGGGTGGCGGAAAAGCCATTTATCTAGAAGATCAAGGTGGAAAATTCTCCGTCTATGAAAGAGGGGGAGAAAGTGTTGAAGTTAGGTTCCATGGCAATAACCATAGTGTGTGGTGGGGCGCAAGTTTTGCAGCTCCTAGGGGAGAAGAACTTGCAATAGGGATATATCAAGATGCAACTAGATATGGGTTTCAGAAGAAAGAAAGTCCTGGTTTGGATTTTAGTGGTTCAGGACGAGGACATAATACCTCTGTTGGAACATTTGAAATCCTCGAGATAGAATATGACGAAGACGGGAAGATAGTAGCTTTTGCCGCAAACTTTGTTCAACAAGGGAGTTGGTACCATCAACAACCCTATTCTCCGCCATTATTTGGATGCGTAAGGTACAATTCATCTATCCCAGTAGAGAAAACGTTTTTACTTGATATTCATGAAAACCAGAGATCTCAAGATTGGGACGAGTATTAAAAACAATCGAAGGGACGAGCTTAGGTTTAATTCCAGCCTTTTTATTTGAGTGAATTCGAAAAGGAGGCTTCAAGCTAACTTTTCCCTCATGGTCGACTCGATATGTTATATTTTTGAGATCCATCTCGATAGAACCTAACAGAATATGGCCGAGTAGGCGGCCACCGTTACCGGTGGCTACCCCTCTAAGAACCCTGCGTGATAGTTTCCCATCACAAGGCTCAAGCCCCTTTAAGGCTAAATGGCTTAGCCCGGCTGTAAATGTTACGTTTCATCTGCTGCTTTATATTTCTCTGAAGGAAGTATTCTTTGTAGATGGGATCATATGGCGTGGCAGCTGCTTTAGTCTTCACATGTCTGTAGATGCGAGTGTCTGAAGCTTTCTTAAGGAGAATCAGCTTCTTTTCCTTACCTGCTTTCGCATGGAAGCACCAATTTCTTAGGCCAACTTTGGCAAAGTATTTACCTTTGATCCATTTGCCCGGTTTCATTGGATGCCTCCTTCTTGCCCATTTCCATAGAGCCTCGAAAATGCAGTTGTCTACATAGTTAAAAACTCGACTCGCCACAGAATGCTGGTAATAATTGGCCCACCCTTGAATCTTCGGATTGAGGGTATAGATCAGGTTACCAGCTTTATCTGCTTTTCTTGATCGAATTGTTTCCCGGATATTTGCGAGGAACCCCAAAGTTTCCTTCTTGGCAGGCTTTATAAGGAGTTTTTCCTTATATTTTCGCAAATTAAATCCTAGGAAATCAAATCCTTCATCAATGTGCGTGATCTTAGTTTTCTCAAGTGATAGTTCTAATCCACGCTTTTTTAGAAATTGAGTGACAGCTGGAAGCACCTTTTGTTCCAAGATTTCTTTGGAATTTGCTGTGCATATCCAATCGTCCGCATACCTCACATAGTTAATTTTATCTCCTTTCTTCGCATTAGCTTTGATTACTTGTTCTAAGCCATCTAGAGCTAGGTTTGAAAATACAGGAGAGATAATTCCTCCTTGTGGGGTACCCGATTCTGTTTGATGAAAAAGTTTCTTTTCTATGTATCCTGCCTTAAGCCATTGCCTTAATATACGTCTATCCATCATTACGTTATTTTCCAACCATTGATGGCAGATTTTATCGAAACATGACTTAATATCTCCCTCAAGAACCCACTTAGGAGATGTTTTCCTAGCCAAGATTCTGAAACATTGTTCCAAAGCATCGTGGCAAGACCTTTTTGGTCTAAATCCATAAGAATTCTTGTCCGCTTTGATTTCCGCTACGGGTTCCAGAGCCAGCAAGTATAGTGCCTGTTGGGCTCGATCGACCATAGAAGGAATTCCGAGCGGTCTGAATTTTCCGTTCTTTTTGGGAATATGAATCCGTCTCAAAGGTAGAGATCGATAACCTCTTCTTTTAAGATCCTTCACGGCTTGCATCTTTTGCTTCGAGGTTTTCCAGACAATGCGGTCTATTCCAGGAGTGTTTTTCCCTTTATTTTGGGTTATTCTCCTGACCGCTAAAAGCTTAGAATAGAATGAATGTGTCAGGAGCCATTGCAAAGCTTTCGCTTTTCCAAGGCGTCCTAATTTTACAGCCTTTGCAATACGCAATTGAAGCTTTCTTACATGGGATTCAACTTTTTTCCAGTCAATGGATTTCCAGTTTATGTCTCTTGTTAAAGGCGCACCAACTACTTGATTTAGTGTTGTCATTTGCAAATTCCTTTATTAATAAGGTTCTTCAATTTCTCTCACAAAGAAGGACCCGTTGGACGTGGGCATACTTTCGTATCAGGTGATGTTTCAACCTGTATCCGCTTCGTTACAAAACGGCATTTGCTTTTTCCAACATCCCAATCTTGCAAAGCGTTAGCTGCCCTTACGGGAAGCCTTCCTGACGCTTCAGGGGCTTTACAAGGTTTCCAAGTTCCATTGCAACGAGTGCATGAGGTTAGGCATCTACTCTAGACCGGGGAGCTTATGAACAGTGTGAAAAGGAGAAGTGAGAGCCTTTCCACTCTCTCCCGTTGCCGTTTTGGCTCAAGCGTTTAAGCCATTTCCGCTTGTCAACTTATGACGATCTTTAAACATAGATTCAATTACTTTTGCCATACTCATTATCTAGCGCTTACCTGATCATATGGCTGTCAGGAGGATTTCCACCTCGCGGTTTCTTTCCCGGATATTAATCCTTCGCTTCATTGTCGAGCCCGCTACTTTATTCAGGGCTCTAGATTCATCCCACTGTAAGGATGGTCTCTTCATAGAGAGACAACTCGTTGCAACAACTTCTTGTCGCAGAACCTCGCAAGTTCCTTTGGAATGGTATCTTTCAGTATCGCTCTTTCTCCTAAATTCCTCAGGGTAAAACTTATTGACAAAGACTTGCATTTTCATGTGACACCTCTCGTTAGCTTCTTTTTGTCCTTCAGGTGTACCGATACTCCTAAAACACTTCCATGAAGTATTGCATTTAAGAGAGAAACAGGAATCCCTAGTATCGACCAATTAATCTTAGAGCACTTAGAAGCTTGGAGGACATTTAAAAACTCTTCAGGAGAATTAAACCCCCTTGTAGAGGAACAGAAATCTGGAACCATACCTATTTGCATCAGAAAGTGAACTGTTCCGAGTAAGCCCCCTACTCCAAGAACGCCCACAATGACTTTAAAAAACCCTTCTTTATAGGGACCGATTAACCCGAGTAGTGCATTAGCGATCATCAGGGCAAAAGGGATTCTTTGCATTTTACATAGAATGCAAGGCTTTAAACCAAAAACATGAACTGCTAAAAATGAGCAAGTCAAGGCTAAGACCCCTATGGAAAGGATACTTAAAAACCAACGGTTTAAAAAAATTCTTAAAGTTGTTTCCACGTTAGTCACTCTACAGATTCAATCATTGCCCCGAACTCTCTAAGTTCTTTTTCTAGAAGATCTTTTTTCCCATATCCTTGCCATTCCCGTCGAAAGCGATTCCATCTCAGACCTAGGTTTCTAAGTTTGTCCTTTGCTTCTCTTGGAGGCTCTGCATCAAAAGATACAATCAGTGCCTCACCATTTTGAGCCTTGTCTTTTTCAAAAGCGGCAGCTCCTTTGTCCTTCCACTTTTTTACAGTCGACTCTTCATTGAGTTTTTCTTTGATATCTAAAAGAGCTCCCAAAAGAGCATTGTTATTAAGCTCTTCAACCCCTGCTTTTGATACTAATCCTCCGAGTTCAATCAAACGTCTTGTTCGGATCTTCCGTTCTTTTTCTTTCAGTCTTTTTTCCTGAGCCTCAATCCTAGATTTCTTTAAAGCTAACTTCATTTTCTCATCTTCGAAGTCTAATTCCATGACTATCTATCCACACTAGTTCATCTGAAGTGTAGATCATATTCACACAGATTCATTAAAATCCACTCTCTCCTTATGAAGTTTCTCAAGAACCATTAAAACAAATGAGACTTCTTCAATTAAACATCTTTCTGAGTTAAAAGTCCATTATAGCGTTCTAACAAAACGAGCTCGCGAGTTTTAGTTAGACGCAATATGTGTTGTACCAACACTTGCTTTAGAAATTTGCTTGCAAATTCATAATATCTAACATAGAATCTTGAAATTCATACTTAAAAACAAAAATCGAAAATATGGCAATAGGTTTTGGCCGCATAGAATTCATTAAGAGATCAGAAGGAAGAAATGCCTGTCAGCTTTCGGCTTATCTCTCTCGATCTCGTATATTCTTTGAAGGGAATTGCGCGCTTGAACCAAAGCTGTATGATTTCAGTCATCGCGAAGATGTTTATCATCACGAAATCATCCTTCCTGAAGGTGCAGATGAAAATCTTAGAAACCCAGAAGTTCTTTGGAATCTTGCAGAAAGAAAAGAAGTCCGTAAAGATGCACAAGTCAGTATGCATTTGGTTCTTGCGCTGCCTGATGATAAAGAGATCACTCCAGAGGAACGAGTCGAATTAGCAAGCACTTTCATCAAAAAGCACTATGATGGACTTGTTGCGGAGGTTGTAATCCATCCTCCTGAGAGAACGATTGAGTTTACAGAGGAAAATGAAGCTTTGGGTATTCCTAAGGGAATCGTAGGAACAGTGATCGAGAAGAAAGGGGAGAACTACATTGTTTCTCTTCCGAAAGGAGTTAGAGCAAATCCCTTTGTAGAAATTGGAGTGAATTATCCAGGTATGAGTGTTCAAGAGCATAACTGGCATGCACATGCACAGCTATCGACCCGTAGACTTAAGTATAACGGCAAAGAGTTCGAAGACTATAAAGCTACAGATCTAATGCCTGTGGTTATGAAGGGGAAAGTCGTTGAAGGTCTTGACGTTGGAAAGTTATGGGCTCAGCATCAAAATGAATTCTTTCTCTCAAAAGGATTAGCCTTACGAGTTGAAGATAATGGGTTGATAGCTCAGGAGCATTTAGGCCCAGTTCGGATGAGAGGACGAGCTTATGCTCTTTTAGAAGAGCATGAAAAACGGCTCGAACTTAACGCTTTAGCATCAAGTGATCCAAAAAATATTCTAGAGGCCCTTACAGATAGACAGAGCGTTTTTACTAAGGACGATGTTGAACGTTTCATTCTAAAACATACTCCAGCTGATAAAGTTCCTGAAGTGACTGAGCTTTTTTGGAAGCAAGAAGAGCTCGTGCATCTTAGAGATAAAAAGACTTTAGAGTTCGTCTCAAAATTTACTTCAAGAGCTGTTTTAAATGAAGAAAGGCAAATCTTGAGGTTGGCGGACCGTATCTATGAAAAACCTACAAAAAACATACCAGAATCGATTCAAGAACAGTTTGATAATACACTGACTAAAGAGCAAAAAAGCGCGTACAAGAATATTTTAAATGGTAAAGGTCTGTGCTGCGTTCAAGGATATGCTGGTGTAGGGAAAAGTTATCTTTTACAAGCTTTGAAGAATGCATATGAAGAGAGAGGTTTAAAAGTTCGAGCCTTTGGTCCTGATAATGCTACAGCCAATGTCCTTAATGAAAAAGGCTTTTCGAATGCAGAGAATCTTTATCGATTTCTATATAGTCAGAAGCATGGGTTGAGAAATATACATAAAGGGTTCGAAGTTTGGGTCCTAGATGAAGCAGGAAAATTAGGGAACAAACCGCTGCTAGAATTTCTAAAACTTGCAGAAAAAAAAGGAGTAAAAGTTGTTCTCGCGGGAGACAGTAGTCAATTGCCTTCAGTTCAAAGGGGAGGGGCTTTTAAGTTTTTTTCTACAAGGTATCAAACAGAAGTATTAGAAGATATTCAGCGACAAAAGGATGAACTTGCTAGATCTATGGCTAAAGATCTGGCAATAGGAAAAGCTGGATCAGCTTTAGATAAGCTTTCTGCTATGGGATCGATTAAGTGGGCCCCGACTAAGAAAGAAGCTATGGAAGATCTTGTCATAAAATGGGCAATTGACCATCGAGATACAGAAAAAAATGGATCTAGAAATGCATTTGATAGCAGCATTATCGTGGCTCATACAAATTCGGAAGTACGTGCCCTTAATGAAATGGTTCGACTTGTACGAAAGCAAAGAGGAGAGATTAGTTCTAGAGAATTTAGATGCGAGGTAGTCTCTGGGGACCAAGATAAAGCCTCAATTTTTATCAGTGAAGGAGACCGTGTCGAATTTCGAAAAAAAGACCGTGAACTAGGTGTTAGTAACGGAGACATGGGGGTTTTGGTGCGAGCAGAAAAAGATGAATTTGTTGTTGCGATTCAAGAAAATGGAAAGAAAACTCGCATGGCAAGATTTGATCCAAGTAGATATAGAGGATTTCAGTTGGGGTATGCATCGACTGCTCAATGTGTACAGGGGAGAACCGTTGATCGGGCCTATATTCTTCATTCACCCTATCTCAATCAACAAATGGCTTATGTCAAGCTGACAAGGCATGTTGACAATGTTACTTATTTTGTATCCAAAGAAGAAGCCTCAACTCTTTCTGATCTAAAAAGACAGGCTTTACGAGATGGCTCTAAAAGTGGAGCTTATTGTTATACAGACACCGAAGAAATCGAAGAAAAGTTCCTCCTTCAAAAGAAGGAGTTTGATATTGAAACGCTTAGAAACTCAGATGAGTTTAAATCTCGTTTTAAGGGAATAACTCTTCGAGCTTGGGAAGAAGTAAAGGGAAGAGCTCTAGATTTTATTGGGATAAAGCAAGACCGATCCCAAGACTCAGTTTTTTTTAGTTTCAAAGGAGATAACGTAACAACCTCTAGAGGAATCGTTCGCGAAATTTCTGAAGAAGAACTTAAAAAACTATGCATTATAGCCACAGAGGCTACCGAGAAAGTCTCTCCTGAAGAAGTGGTAGAAAAGATCTTTCGTCAAGACCGAACTATTGCATTAAATAAAGAAATGATTAAGATGGGAAACAAAGAAATCGAAATTGAAAAAGACCTGTATGACCAAAAAACAAATCCATCAGACTTTACTAAGAGCCTCGAGAAGAGTGCTTTTACATGGAAAGACCTGCCTAAAGAAGAAAGAAAAAAACTCAGCTCTTACTTCGCCGCTGCTTCAAAAGCCTCTGAGCTTAGAGAAGTTGCCCAAATCGAGTGCGGAGAAAGCTTAGAAAACGTTTCTCAATCTCTTCACTATCAAAAATGGCAGAAGTCTTGTGCTCTTAGGAATGAATATGCTTATCAATTGAAACCTTTCTTAGCTAAAGCCGAAAGTAGGAAAGTTTTAGCAGATAAATCTCTCTACTATATCGAAACTCATGCAAAAAAACATGAGGACATTTTGAAAACTCAAGAGAATAAAGCTCTTGAGGCAGAAAAAATGAAAGATCTCAATCATCAACTTGTCTTCCATATTGAACCGCTTCTATACAAGCTGTTTCCTGATGGGCCAAGCAAAAAAACGGGAAGAGAGTTTCGTTTTGGGGCAAAAGGCTCTCTCTTAGTCAATCATACAGGTGACAAAGCTGGACAGTTTTATGATTTCGAAAGAGGGGAAGGTGGTGGCTTGCTTAAGCTAATTGGTAGAGAGCTTAAATTAGATAAAGTAGAAGCTCGCAAATGGGCAGCAGAATTTTTAGGGATTGTGAGTGAAATTAAGCTGCCCGGTTCCTTTAACAAACCAAAGTCCACTCCTGAGAAAGACTCTACTTGGGTAAGTATCAAGCCTGACCCTAAAATTCCAGCGCCAAAGTTTGAAAACCATGGGAAATTGCACTACTACTACAAAGAAGTCATGCGACATGCTTATCACGATGAAAAGGGGGATCTTCTCTATTACGTTCTACGACTTCAAAACAAAGAAGACCTCTCGCAAAAAAGTACTCCTCCTCTCAGCTATGGCTATTATAAAGATAATTCCGAAAAACTCATATGGGAACTTCGAGGTTATAAAGATGACCAAGGGAAGAAACCCCTCTACAACTTACACCATTTAATGGAAAAGCCCCTAGCTCCTGTTCTTGTTGTTGAAGGGGAGAAAACAGCAGACAAGGCTTTAGAGAAGTTTCCGGATGAAAATTTCGTCTGCATCACATGGTCTGGTGGTGCAAAAAACGTTGATAAAACAGATTGGAGTCCACTCTTCGGAAGAGAAGTGGTCGTATGGCCTGATAACGATGAGGCGGGCTTTAAAGCAGCAGCTCAAGTCTGCGATGAATTGAAGAAGGTTTGTGCTTCTAAAATTTGTATGGTTGAAAGACCTCAGCTTTTTGCAAAGCTTCCTGAAAAGTGGGACTTAGCAGATCCTCTTCCAGAAGGAATTGACTCTTCTTCTCTATCATTTCATTTAATGGATAATCGAAAAGACCTTCTTCAAAATTTTGTCACTGAGAAAATAGGATCTGATCAAAGTAGTACAACCGAAAAGTTAAGAATAGGTTATCTTCTCTATCATTTTGAAAAAAGAATAGAAGGGAAGATTCAAGAAGAACTATCTCAGGATCTATCACTATCTCAAAAAGAACAGATTTGGAGAAAATATGGAATGCAAGCCATTGACCTTTTGCAGCAAAAAGACGAAATTTCGAAAGAAATTTGCAGCGATCCTCAAGTGAATGCCTCTGGGAAACTAGCTGAAAGACTCACCTTCCAAATGCAGCTTTTTAATGCGAAGCATGGACACCCACCAAAAAGTCATCAAATCTTGCAGATGAAGGAAGCTATTCTTGAATTTACGAAAGATATCAGTTTCATTAAAAACAGTTGTGCCGATCAAGATGTCAAAGACCTCGCAATTGATCGAAGCCTTGAGCCTGTTTGTGAGAAAAAACTTAAGGGATATGAAGTCTCGAAAGATGAGAGACATTCATTCGAATGTGCAGTTCGCAAGGAAACTGTAGCAATTTCCAAACAAAGAGAATTGGAAGTCATTCAAAACCAAACCTTGGCAAAACAAAAGTCTCTTGAGATTTCAAGAGGACCAGACCTATCTTTATAGGAGAAAAAGTCATGCATACTATTTTAGAAGACAGCAATTGGGAAGAGAAAGTTGAAACCTTTTTAAGAAAGGCTTACTTTTCCGGAGAACGAATGATTCTTAGAGGAAAAGAAGGAGTCAGCGCGGCTCTTGTTCCTTTAGAAGACTTAGAAATCCTCGAAGAAATTGACCCCTGAAATGAAAGATTTCTCGGCACTAATTAAATAATAAGCTGAAGCTAGGAATGTAATGGAGTCTTCTGACTCTTTTGTGTTTGAGAAGAATTGACACTTAGGAAAATTTGATGCATAAAAATTACTCTTTAAAATTTTCTGAGCTCTTTATAAGTAAAAGGCAAACTAGGAGATTTATTGAAAAAATTAATCATCACTATAAGTTTGCTTTTTACCTTAGCAGTTGATTTAAATTTTAAATCTTTAATTTTTCAGAAAACCCAATCCTTAGTTATGGATACAGCCTACCAATTGGCATATTGGTATTGTATCCAATGCGGAGGAACCAATTCAGATGATGCAACATCATGTAGGTTTTGTGGAAGGTCTCGTTAACTAAGTTTTAAACTTCAACGCTTCAAAACTGCCTGTAATAAAAAGAGCGGTAAAAAAACACCCTCAATATTTGAGCTTAAATTGAATATTTCAAAACGATTAGATAGATTGGATTCCTGAAGGGTTGTGTTGAAAAAATACACCT
Proteins encoded in this window:
- the ltrA gene encoding group II intron reverse transcriptase/maturase, which produces MTTLNQVVGAPLTRDINWKSIDWKKVESHVRKLQLRIAKAVKLGRLGKAKALQWLLTHSFYSKLLAVRRITQNKGKNTPGIDRIVWKTSKQKMQAVKDLKRRGYRSLPLRRIHIPKKNGKFRPLGIPSMVDRAQQALYLLALEPVAEIKADKNSYGFRPKRSCHDALEQCFRILARKTSPKWVLEGDIKSCFDKICHQWLENNVMMDRRILRQWLKAGYIEKKLFHQTESGTPQGGIISPVFSNLALDGLEQVIKANAKKGDKINYVRYADDWICTANSKEILEQKVLPAVTQFLKKRGLELSLEKTKITHIDEGFDFLGFNLRKYKEKLLIKPAKKETLGFLANIRETIRSRKADKAGNLIYTLNPKIQGWANYYQHSVASRVFNYVDNCIFEALWKWARRRHPMKPGKWIKGKYFAKVGLRNWCFHAKAGKEKKLILLKKASDTRIYRHVKTKAAATPYDPIYKEYFLQRNIKQQMKRNIYSRAKPFSLKGA
- a CDS encoding AAA family ATPase; the protein is MAIGFGRIEFIKRSEGRNACQLSAYLSRSRIFFEGNCALEPKLYDFSHREDVYHHEIILPEGADENLRNPEVLWNLAERKEVRKDAQVSMHLVLALPDDKEITPEERVELASTFIKKHYDGLVAEVVIHPPERTIEFTEENEALGIPKGIVGTVIEKKGENYIVSLPKGVRANPFVEIGVNYPGMSVQEHNWHAHAQLSTRRLKYNGKEFEDYKATDLMPVVMKGKVVEGLDVGKLWAQHQNEFFLSKGLALRVEDNGLIAQEHLGPVRMRGRAYALLEEHEKRLELNALASSDPKNILEALTDRQSVFTKDDVERFILKHTPADKVPEVTELFWKQEELVHLRDKKTLEFVSKFTSRAVLNEERQILRLADRIYEKPTKNIPESIQEQFDNTLTKEQKSAYKNILNGKGLCCVQGYAGVGKSYLLQALKNAYEERGLKVRAFGPDNATANVLNEKGFSNAENLYRFLYSQKHGLRNIHKGFEVWVLDEAGKLGNKPLLEFLKLAEKKGVKVVLAGDSSQLPSVQRGGAFKFFSTRYQTEVLEDIQRQKDELARSMAKDLAIGKAGSALDKLSAMGSIKWAPTKKEAMEDLVIKWAIDHRDTEKNGSRNAFDSSIIVAHTNSEVRALNEMVRLVRKQRGEISSREFRCEVVSGDQDKASIFISEGDRVEFRKKDRELGVSNGDMGVLVRAEKDEFVVAIQENGKKTRMARFDPSRYRGFQLGYASTAQCVQGRTVDRAYILHSPYLNQQMAYVKLTRHVDNVTYFVSKEEASTLSDLKRQALRDGSKSGAYCYTDTEEIEEKFLLQKKEFDIETLRNSDEFKSRFKGITLRAWEEVKGRALDFIGIKQDRSQDSVFFSFKGDNVTTSRGIVREISEEELKKLCIIATEATEKVSPEEVVEKIFRQDRTIALNKEMIKMGNKEIEIEKDLYDQKTNPSDFTKSLEKSAFTWKDLPKEERKKLSSYFAAASKASELREVAQIECGESLENVSQSLHYQKWQKSCALRNEYAYQLKPFLAKAESRKVLADKSLYYIETHAKKHEDILKTQENKALEAEKMKDLNHQLVFHIEPLLYKLFPDGPSKKTGREFRFGAKGSLLVNHTGDKAGQFYDFERGEGGGLLKLIGRELKLDKVEARKWAAEFLGIVSEIKLPGSFNKPKSTPEKDSTWVSIKPDPKIPAPKFENHGKLHYYYKEVMRHAYHDEKGDLLYYVLRLQNKEDLSQKSTPPLSYGYYKDNSEKLIWELRGYKDDQGKKPLYNLHHLMEKPLAPVLVVEGEKTADKALEKFPDENFVCITWSGGAKNVDKTDWSPLFGREVVVWPDNDEAGFKAAAQVCDELKKVCASKICMVERPQLFAKLPEKWDLADPLPEGIDSSSLSFHLMDNRKDLLQNFVTEKIGSDQSSTTEKLRIGYLLYHFEKRIEGKIQEELSQDLSLSQKEQIWRKYGMQAIDLLQQKDEISKEICSDPQVNASGKLAERLTFQMQLFNAKHGHPPKSHQILQMKEAILEFTKDISFIKNSCADQDVKDLAIDRSLEPVCEKKLKGYEVSKDERHSFECAVRKETVAISKQRELEVIQNQTLAKQKSLEISRGPDLSL
- a CDS encoding recombinase family protein — its product is MFPEKRKNGKGLLIGYARVSTFDQNPQLQIDALVDAGVDIRHLYEEKVSGSHLNRPRLKDALEFMKKGDVLIVWKLDRLGRSLQDLIGIIEDLKKRGIGFKSLTEGIDTTTSGGMLIFHIFGSLAQFGRELTRERTLAGLEAARRQGRKGGRPRSLNNEQRETLKELIEQGKGVSHIARILNTSRFTVYREIGR
- a CDS encoding disulfide bond formation protein B, which translates into the protein METTLRIFLNRWFLSILSIGVLALTCSFLAVHVFGLKPCILCKMQRIPFALMIANALLGLIGPYKEGFFKVIVGVLGVGGLLGTVHFLMQIGMVPDFCSSTRGFNSPEEFLNVLQASKCSKINWSILGIPVSLLNAILHGSVLGVSVHLKDKKKLTRGVT
- a CDS encoding conjugal transfer protein TraD, whose product is MELDFEDEKMKLALKKSRIEAQEKRLKEKERKIRTRRLIELGGLVSKAGVEELNNNALLGALLDIKEKLNEESTVKKWKDKGAAAFEKDKAQNGEALIVSFDAEPPREAKDKLRNLGLRWNRFRREWQGYGKKDLLEKELREFGAMIESVE